The Pimelobacter simplex genomic sequence GCCCGGCGCGGAGCAGGGCGTCGTCGTCGGCGACGAGCACGCGGACGGTCATGACGCCGATCCTCCCGTGGCCCGCGGGATCCTGGCGAGGACCCGGAAGCCGCCCTCGGGGCCCGGCCCGACCTCGACGGTGCCGCCGAGCCGGGCCGCGCGCTCGCGGATCCCGCCGAGCCCGCGGCCCTCGGTCCAGCCGGGCCCAGGGCCGGGGCCGTCGTCCTGGACGGTGACGACGAGGTGCGCGGCGGCGTCGCGTCGTACGGTCACCGTGGCGGCGCACGGCGTCGCGTGCTTGAGCGCGTTGGTGAGCGCCTCCTGGACGATCCGGTAGACCTCGCGGCCGGTCCGGCCCGCGGCGAGGTCCGCGGCCGCCGGGTCGAGGTCGAGGCTGACGACCACCCCGGAGCCGGCGAAGCGCCGGACGAGCTCGGGCAGGTCGCCGATGCCCACCGTGGTCGGCCGCAGCTCGCCCTCGGCGGACGCCTCCCCCAGCATGCTGATCGCGTCGTCGAGGTCGGCGAGCGCGTCGCTGCCGACGCCCTCGATCTGGCGCAGCAGGTCGCGGCTGGTCTCCGGAGCTGCATCGATCGAGAGCCGGGCCGCGCCGGCGTGCACCACGACCACATTGAGCGTGTGCCCGATGATGTCGTGCAGGTCGCGCGCCATCTGGGTGCGCAGCTCGGCCAGCAGCAGCGCCCGGTCCGCCCGGCGGGCCCGCTCCGCCTCCTCGTCGCGCCGGGCCCAGGCATAGGCGACGCCCCAGAACCCGCCGTACGCCGCCAGTGTCGCGACGAGCTCGGCCGGCGACCCCGGCGGGCTGAAGGCGTAGTAGCCCAGCACGCTGACGATCGCCACCACCAGCCCGACCACCGCACGCCGTCGGTCCGCGAGCCGGCCCACCACGAAGATGCTCACCAGCGTCGCGGCCGGCGAGATCGCGACGTCGGCGTGCGTCGCGGACTCGACGGTGATCGTCGCACCGGCGATGAGCAACGCGGTCAGGGGCACGCGGGGCGCGACGACCATGGTCGCGCTCAGCACCAGCGTGCCCGCGACGCCCACCGCGACCTCACCGGCGGACCGGGTCCCGTCGCCGAGCAGGTCGGTCAGCGCGACCGCCGCATAGGCCGCAGCCAGCAGCGGGAGCAGGCGACCCAGGGCGTCACGCACGCGCACGAGTGAATCACCTGGCACGGCGCTCCCGCCGCAGGTACCACTCGGCGACGAGCAGGTTCGGCACCCAGCACGAGAACGTCACGACGTAGTAGGCGCGGTCGAAGGCGGCCCCCGCGTCGGCGCCGAACGCGACCTGGAGCGTGACGAACAAGATCGTCTGCAACCGCAGGGTCACGCCGGCGTACGTCAGGGCGAAGGTGCGGATCGCCCAGCGCCGGTGGGCGCCGAAGTCGCGACGCCGCGCGGCCCGGTAGGCCTGGGTCGCGCTGACCAGCCAGACGACCGCGAGCCCCCCGAACCCGAAGACCCCGATCAGCCCGGCCTCGTTGACGAACGACAGCACCAGCCCCGCGACGCCCGCGATCGCAATCGCGGCGAGAACGACCTTGCCGATGGTGCGGTGGAGGCGGGGGTTGCGGCGTCGGATGCGGGCTGCGAACTGGAGTGGGGACAGCAACAGCGCCAGTCCGGCGGCGCCGGCGTGGACGTAGAGCGCGCCCTGGAGGAACGCCGGGCGGTCGACGTAGTTGCTCGCGACGCCGTGGTCGTCGGCGCTGAGCTGCGCAAGCGAGGCGGTGAGGTAGGGGCCGACGGCGAGGACCGTGATCGCCAGTGAGCTGAGGGCGAACCAGCCCCACCACCCCCTGTTCCTGGGGCTTCTGGTGGGCTCGCGGGTGGGGAGCGTGGCGGTCATGGCTCCACCTTCGCGGCGGCGGGCCGGCCGATCGTCCCTCTGGGTGGGTGGATCCACGTACCCCAGCGCAGGTACGTGGCCGTTCTGTTCACGACCGCGGTCGGTGCCGGCCTCTAGCGTTGCGGGCATGGCACTGCGACTCGGCTTCATCGGCATCGTCACCCAGGACATGGGCGCGTCCCTCGCCTTCTACCGCGCCCTCGGCGTCCCCCTCCCCGACGACATCGACCCCACCGCCCCCCACGTCGACGCCCACCTCGAGGACGGCACCGCCCTCGCCTGGGACACCGTCGCCACCATCCGCGGCTTCGACCCCCCGTTCGAGCCGGCGACGGGTGGGCACCG encodes the following:
- a CDS encoding VOC family protein: MALRLGFIGIVTQDMGASLAFYRALGVPLPDDIDPTAPHVDAHLEDGTALAWDTVATIRGFDPPFEPATGGHRIALAFDQETPAAVDATYAAMVAAGHTGHVAPWDAFWGQRYATLLDPDGNAVDLFALLAPTS
- a CDS encoding sensor histidine kinase, giving the protein MRDALGRLLPLLAAAYAAVALTDLLGDGTRSAGEVAVGVAGTLVLSATMVVAPRVPLTALLIAGATITVESATHADVAISPAATLVSIFVVGRLADRRRAVVGLVVAIVSVLGYYAFSPPGSPAELVATLAAYGGFWGVAYAWARRDEEAERARRADRALLLAELRTQMARDLHDIIGHTLNVVVVHAGAARLSIDAAPETSRDLLRQIEGVGSDALADLDDAISMLGEASAEGELRPTTVGIGDLPELVRRFAGSGVVVSLDLDPAAADLAAGRTGREVYRIVQEALTNALKHATPCAATVTVRRDAAAHLVVTVQDDGPGPGPGWTEGRGLGGIRERAARLGGTVEVGPGPEGGFRVLARIPRATGGSAS
- a CDS encoding DUF2306 domain-containing protein, with product MTATLPTREPTRSPRNRGWWGWFALSSLAITVLAVGPYLTASLAQLSADDHGVASNYVDRPAFLQGALYVHAGAAGLALLLSPLQFAARIRRRNPRLHRTIGKVVLAAIAIAGVAGLVLSFVNEAGLIGVFGFGGLAVVWLVSATQAYRAARRRDFGAHRRWAIRTFALTYAGVTLRLQTILFVTLQVAFGADAGAAFDRAYYVVTFSCWVPNLLVAEWYLRRERRAR